One window of the Gemmatimonas sp. genome contains the following:
- a CDS encoding acylphosphatase, which produces MAVRRYRVEGEVQGVGFRWYVREQARALGLAGWVRNEPDGAVVLVASGEAMALDTLERVLTIGPQYSTVSNVVRRELTSFDAMGLPTPFLIER; this is translated from the coding sequence CTGGCGGTTCGCCGCTACCGGGTGGAAGGGGAAGTGCAGGGCGTCGGCTTCCGTTGGTACGTGCGTGAGCAGGCCCGAGCGCTCGGGCTCGCTGGGTGGGTGCGCAATGAGCCTGATGGAGCCGTGGTGCTCGTCGCGTCCGGGGAAGCGATGGCGCTGGACACGCTGGAACGCGTTCTGACGATCGGCCCGCAGTACTCGACGGTCAGCAACGTGGTTCGGCGGGAACTCACAAGCTTCGACGCGATGGGTCTCCCCACGCCCTTCCTGATCGAGCGATAG
- a CDS encoding adenine phosphoribosyltransferase: MTATLIDRLTATLRDVPDFPSPGILFKDITPVLADPALMRDVMTEMLAPFRRSGVTHLVGVESRGFLFGMPMALQLDVPFAPARKPGKLPWKTARESYDLEYGSDVLEMHTDAVGAGARVLVVDDVLATGGTAAAACRLIERLGGSVTGVSVLVELGFLHGRAKLPDRAVHAVVTF; encoded by the coding sequence ATGACCGCCACGCTGATCGATCGACTGACTGCCACGCTTCGGGATGTCCCGGACTTTCCCAGCCCGGGCATTCTCTTCAAGGATATCACGCCGGTGCTTGCCGATCCGGCGCTGATGCGCGACGTGATGACGGAGATGCTGGCGCCTTTTCGCCGTTCCGGTGTCACCCATCTGGTCGGCGTCGAGAGCCGTGGCTTCTTGTTTGGCATGCCGATGGCGCTGCAGCTTGACGTGCCGTTCGCGCCGGCGCGGAAACCGGGCAAGCTGCCCTGGAAAACGGCACGTGAATCGTACGACCTCGAGTACGGGAGCGACGTGCTGGAGATGCATACCGACGCGGTTGGGGCAGGCGCCCGCGTCCTGGTGGTCGACGATGTTCTGGCCACTGGCGGAACGGCTGCCGCGGCCTGCCGTCTGATCGAGCGACTGGGAGGATCGGTTACCGGGGTCTCGGTTCTGGTCGAGCTCGGATTTCTGCATGGCCGGGCGAAACTGCCAGATCGCGCCGTACACGCTGTGGTGACCTTCTGA
- a CDS encoding P63C domain-containing protein, with product MSDDAKKFGAMGGKKSAANMSKKALKERAQKASQARWQKGIPTAQYGSPDRPLRIGDLEIPCYVLDDQRRVLIQRGMMTALDIKQGTATRGAGDRLSKFIGTKALSSFVSPELGQMITNPIVFQVGGATAYGYEATILADICDAVLAARKAGALNYQQDHIAEQCELLVRAFARVGIVALVDEATGFQAERSRDALAKILESFVQKELRKWVRTFPPQYYEQLCRLRDVAYPPPSMKLPQYFGILTNSIVYDRLAPGVKDELKRITPRTESGKLKDKMFQRLTDDVGNPKLLEHLASVVALMKISPDYETFELHLNKALPKWSDTLQLALDD from the coding sequence ATGTCAGACGACGCGAAGAAGTTCGGTGCGATGGGCGGGAAGAAGAGTGCGGCGAACATGTCAAAGAAGGCGCTCAAGGAGCGCGCTCAAAAGGCGTCTCAGGCGAGGTGGCAGAAGGGTATCCCAACGGCCCAATACGGATCCCCCGACCGCCCACTGCGCATTGGGGACTTGGAAATTCCATGCTACGTGCTTGACGATCAGCGGCGCGTACTGATCCAACGCGGCATGATGACAGCGCTCGACATCAAGCAGGGAACGGCGACCCGTGGCGCTGGTGATCGGCTGTCAAAATTCATTGGCACCAAAGCACTTAGTAGCTTCGTCTCTCCTGAATTGGGTCAGATGATCACCAACCCGATTGTCTTTCAGGTCGGGGGTGCGACAGCGTACGGATATGAGGCCACGATCCTAGCGGACATCTGTGACGCCGTCTTGGCTGCGCGGAAGGCGGGTGCGCTCAACTACCAGCAAGATCACATCGCAGAACAATGCGAACTGCTGGTTCGTGCGTTCGCTAGGGTTGGGATCGTAGCGCTCGTGGACGAGGCGACTGGATTCCAAGCAGAGCGCTCTCGCGACGCCTTGGCGAAGATCCTTGAGTCATTCGTCCAGAAGGAACTGCGCAAATGGGTGCGCACCTTTCCGCCACAGTACTACGAGCAGCTTTGCCGACTGCGGGATGTCGCCTACCCTCCCCCAAGCATGAAACTCCCTCAGTATTTCGGGATTCTGACGAACAGCATTGTGTACGACCGCCTTGCACCGGGTGTGAAGGATGAGCTGAAGCGCATCACGCCTCGCACCGAGTCGGGGAAGCTCAAGGACAAGATGTTCCAGAGACTCACGGATGACGTCGGCAATCCGAAGCTGTTGGAGCACTTGGCATCAGTTGTCGCGCTGATGAAGATCTCGCCCGACTACGAAACATTCGAGCTGCATCTGAATAAGGCGTTGCCCAAGTGGAGCGACACGCTCCAGTTGGCGCTTGACGACTAG